The following proteins are co-located in the Bradyrhizobium sp. AZCC 2176 genome:
- a CDS encoding AAA family ATPase, with product MITYQRQNSEQQPHITAPSTEDHIAPAPRVSVQAFCDTVETAAAVQAAGEDRRLGKAHLKIQMGGMAAAIEAYRSAPTPNVIILETEGRNDILTGLDQLATVCDAGTRVIVIGRINDVMLYRELVRRGVSDYVIAPVSAIDVVRSVCNLFSSPEAKAVGRIIAIVGAKGGVGASTVAHNVAWAIARDLALDSVVADLDLAFGTAGLDYNQDPPQGIADAVFSPDRVDTAFLDRLLSKCTDHLSLLAAPATLDRVYDFGAEAFDSIFDTLRTTMPCIVLDVPHQWSGWTKRALIAADDILIVAAPDLANLRNTKNIFDLLKASRPNDRAPLYCLNQVGVPKRPEIPASEFAKAIESQPIATIPFEPQMFGSAANNGQMIAEISATHRTTEMFLQIAQRLTGRGETKKPKSSLLSPLIEKLRAKK from the coding sequence TGTCGGTACAGGCTTTCTGCGATACGGTGGAAACCGCGGCCGCGGTGCAGGCGGCGGGCGAGGACCGCCGCCTCGGCAAGGCTCATCTCAAGATCCAGATGGGCGGCATGGCCGCTGCCATCGAGGCCTACCGCTCGGCCCCGACCCCGAACGTCATCATCCTGGAGACCGAAGGCCGCAACGACATTCTCACCGGCCTCGACCAGCTTGCCACCGTTTGCGACGCCGGGACCCGCGTGATCGTGATCGGCCGCATCAACGATGTCATGCTCTATCGCGAACTGGTCCGCCGCGGCGTCAGCGACTACGTCATCGCTCCGGTCAGCGCCATCGACGTCGTGCGCTCGGTCTGCAACCTGTTTTCGTCGCCGGAAGCCAAGGCCGTTGGCCGCATCATCGCCATCGTCGGTGCCAAGGGTGGCGTCGGCGCCTCCACCGTCGCGCATAACGTCGCCTGGGCGATCGCACGCGATCTGGCGCTGGATTCCGTGGTCGCCGACCTCGACCTCGCCTTCGGCACCGCCGGCCTCGACTACAACCAGGACCCGCCGCAGGGCATTGCGGACGCGGTGTTCTCGCCCGATCGGGTCGATACCGCGTTCCTCGACCGCCTGCTGTCGAAATGCACCGACCACCTCAGTCTGCTGGCCGCGCCGGCTACGCTGGATCGGGTCTACGATTTCGGCGCCGAGGCGTTCGATTCGATCTTCGATACGCTTCGCACCACGATGCCCTGCATCGTGCTCGACGTTCCCCATCAATGGTCGGGATGGACCAAGCGTGCCCTGATTGCAGCCGACGATATTCTGATCGTCGCGGCGCCCGATCTGGCGAATTTACGCAACACGAAGAACATCTTCGATCTCCTGAAGGCATCGCGGCCAAACGATCGCGCGCCGCTTTATTGCCTGAACCAGGTCGGTGTGCCGAAGCGGCCGGAGATCCCCGCCAGCGAATTCGCCAAGGCAATCGAAAGCCAGCCGATCGCCACTATCCCGTTCGAGCCGCAGATGTTCGGCTCGGCCGCGAACAATGGCCAGATGATCGCGGAAATCTCCGCCACACATCGCACCACCGAAATGTTCCTGCAGATCGCGCAGCGGCTTACCGGCCGCGGCGAGACCAAAAAGCCCAAGAGTTCGTTGCTGTCGCCCTTGATCGAGAAGTTGCGGGCCAAGAAGTAG
- a CDS encoding type II secretion system F family protein, giving the protein MSMQILALAFLAATTIGGLAWVFIYPSLSGERKAESRRASIARTDAPARQTEKSQRSRRDQVEGSLKELDARRKKDKSVPLSTRLAQAGLGSWTPQKFWIVSAVSGAVGFVLAFMFGGHLLGAAVMAFGTGLGLPRWILGYLKKRREKAFLKALPDAVDVIVRGIKAGLPLFESIKVVAADAPEPLKSEFLAIIETQTIGMPLGEACARLYERMPLPEANFFGIVVAIQQKSGGNLSEALGNLSKVLRDRKKMAEKIQAMSMEAKASAGIIGSLPPAVMMLVWISTPDYIALLWTTHVGQFMLVCCVAWMTIGVLVMKKMINFDF; this is encoded by the coding sequence ATGAGCATGCAGATACTTGCACTGGCCTTTCTCGCCGCCACTACTATCGGTGGCCTAGCCTGGGTATTCATCTATCCGTCGCTGTCGGGTGAGCGGAAGGCCGAATCCCGCCGCGCCTCAATCGCACGGACCGACGCCCCGGCGCGCCAGACCGAAAAAAGCCAGCGTTCGCGCCGTGACCAGGTCGAAGGATCGCTGAAGGAGCTCGACGCCCGCCGCAAGAAGGACAAGTCCGTGCCCCTTTCAACCCGCCTTGCGCAGGCCGGTTTGGGATCGTGGACGCCTCAGAAATTCTGGATCGTATCAGCCGTTTCCGGCGCGGTTGGATTCGTGCTCGCTTTTATGTTCGGCGGCCACCTGCTGGGCGCCGCCGTGATGGCTTTCGGCACCGGCCTCGGCCTGCCGCGCTGGATCCTGGGCTATCTCAAGAAGCGCCGCGAGAAAGCGTTTCTGAAGGCGCTCCCCGACGCCGTCGACGTCATCGTGCGCGGCATCAAGGCCGGTCTGCCGCTGTTCGAATCCATCAAGGTGGTCGCCGCCGACGCGCCGGAGCCGCTCAAGAGCGAGTTCCTGGCTATCATCGAAACCCAGACCATCGGCATGCCGCTAGGCGAGGCCTGCGCTCGCCTGTATGAGCGGATGCCGCTGCCGGAGGCAAACTTCTTCGGCATCGTGGTCGCGATCCAGCAGAAGTCGGGCGGCAATCTGTCCGAAGCGCTCGGCAATCTGTCCAAGGTGCTGCGCGATCGCAAGAAGATGGCGGAGAAGATTCAGGCGATGTCGATGGAAGCCAAGGCCTCGGCCGGTATCATCGGCTCGTTGCCGCCGGCCGTGATGATGCTGGTGTGGATCTCGACGCCCGACTACATCGCACTGCTTTGGACCACCCACGTCGGCCAGTTCATGCTGGTGTGCTGCGTCGCCTGGATGACGATCGGCGTTCTGGTGATGAAGAAAATGATCAACTTCGACTTCTGA
- a CDS encoding CpaF family protein — MFGKRSGNDSDTRVLKPAIQAPEPASVPAVAREMAAPAVASPPIAPMKAPPPAPAMEARRSDNYYQVKATIFGALIEAIDLAQLAKLDGESAREEIRDIVNEIIAIKNIVMSIAEQEELLDDICNDVLGYGPLEPLLSRDDIADIMVNGAGTVFIEVAGKIQKTGIRFRDNQQLLNICQRIVSQVGRRVDESSPICDARLADGSRVNAIVPPLAIDGPALTIRKFKKDKLTLDQLVKFGAISPEGAQILQIIGRVRCNVLISGGTGSGKTTLLNCLTQFIEHDERVITCEDAAELQLQQPHVVRLETRPPNIEGEGQITMRELVRNCLRMRPERIIVGEVRGPEAFDLLQAMNTGHDGSMGTLHANNPREALSRCESMITMGGFSLPSRTIREMICASIDVIVQAARLRDGSRRITHITEVMGMEGDTIITQDVFLYDMIGEDANGKIIGRHRSTGIGRPRFWERARYYGEEKRLAAALDAAEVIETV, encoded by the coding sequence GTGTTCGGTAAGCGTAGCGGAAATGATAGTGATACGCGGGTACTGAAGCCCGCCATTCAGGCGCCGGAGCCGGCTTCAGTGCCGGCCGTTGCGCGCGAGATGGCCGCGCCGGCCGTCGCTTCGCCTCCAATCGCGCCGATGAAGGCGCCACCGCCCGCCCCGGCCATGGAGGCGCGGCGGTCCGACAATTACTATCAGGTCAAGGCGACCATCTTCGGTGCCCTGATCGAAGCGATCGACCTCGCCCAGCTTGCCAAGCTGGACGGCGAGTCGGCGCGCGAAGAAATCCGCGACATCGTCAACGAAATCATCGCGATCAAGAACATCGTGATGTCGATTGCCGAGCAGGAAGAGCTGCTTGACGACATCTGCAACGACGTGCTCGGCTACGGCCCGCTGGAGCCGCTGTTGTCGCGCGACGACATCGCCGACATCATGGTCAACGGCGCCGGCACGGTGTTCATCGAAGTCGCCGGCAAGATCCAGAAGACCGGCATCCGCTTCCGCGACAATCAGCAGCTTCTCAACATCTGCCAGCGCATCGTCAGCCAGGTCGGCCGGCGCGTCGACGAATCCTCGCCGATCTGCGACGCTCGCCTCGCCGACGGCTCCCGCGTCAACGCCATCGTTCCGCCGCTGGCGATCGACGGGCCTGCGCTCACCATTCGTAAGTTCAAGAAGGACAAGCTGACGCTCGATCAGCTCGTCAAGTTCGGCGCGATCTCGCCAGAGGGCGCGCAGATCCTGCAGATCATAGGTCGCGTCCGCTGCAACGTGCTGATCTCGGGCGGCACCGGCTCCGGCAAGACCACGCTGTTGAACTGCCTGACCCAGTTCATCGAACATGATGAGCGCGTCATAACCTGCGAAGACGCCGCCGAACTTCAGCTCCAGCAGCCTCACGTGGTGCGGCTGGAAACCCGCCCGCCCAACATCGAAGGCGAAGGCCAGATCACGATGCGCGAACTGGTCCGGAACTGCCTGCGTATGCGTCCCGAGCGCATCATAGTCGGCGAAGTCCGTGGACCAGAAGCGTTCGATCTGCTGCAGGCCATGAACACCGGCCACGACGGCTCGATGGGAACGCTGCACGCCAACAATCCCCGCGAAGCCCTGTCGCGCTGCGAATCGATGATCACGATGGGCGGCTTCTCGCTGCCCTCGCGTACCATCCGCGAAATGATCTGCGCCTCGATCGACGTCATCGTGCAGGCCGCGCGCCTTCGCGACGGTTCACGCCGCATCACCCACATCACCGAGGTGATGGGCATGGAAGGCGATACCATCATCACGCAGGACGTATTTCTTTACGACATGATCGGCGAGGACGCGAACGGCAAGATTATCGGGCGGCACCGCTCGACCGGAATCGGACGTCCGCGGTTCTGGGAGCGGGCACGATATTACGGCGAAGAGAAGCGGCTTGCGGCCGCGCTCGATGCCGCCGAAGTCATCGAGACCGTTTGA
- a CDS encoding tetratricopeptide repeat protein, protein MRRQSSHAGSLARFLTSAAVTAVLAAGLGGCQTMSDITGSLTSSSPKAQTIPEDPRRAAEVYGERYRANPKDAEAALGYGQALRATGQRAQAVAVLEQATIAHPGNKALLAAYGRALADNGNSQAAFDVLSRAHSPANPDWRILSVQGTTLDKMAKHEEARRYYASALKIMPEEPSVLSNLGLSYMLTRELPQAEETLRRAYSNPGADGRVRQNLALVVGLQGRFAEAETIAKGDLPADEAATNVAYLREMLSRKDKDSSRPSGNKAAVPVAALSRPD, encoded by the coding sequence ATGCGTCGACAGTCCAGCCACGCCGGATCGCTTGCCCGGTTCCTGACCTCCGCGGCCGTAACCGCGGTTTTGGCCGCAGGCCTTGGTGGCTGCCAGACCATGTCCGACATAACAGGATCGCTGACCTCATCGTCTCCCAAAGCGCAAACCATTCCTGAGGATCCGCGCCGCGCGGCCGAGGTCTACGGCGAGCGCTACCGCGCCAACCCCAAGGATGCCGAGGCGGCACTGGGTTACGGCCAGGCGCTGCGCGCCACCGGCCAGCGGGCGCAGGCCGTCGCCGTGCTCGAGCAGGCAACCATCGCCCATCCCGGCAACAAGGCGCTGCTCGCCGCCTACGGTCGCGCGCTCGCCGACAACGGCAATTCGCAGGCCGCCTTCGACGTACTCAGCCGCGCCCATTCGCCGGCCAATCCCGACTGGCGCATTCTTTCGGTGCAGGGCACCACGCTCGACAAGATGGCCAAGCACGAGGAGGCCCGCCGCTATTACGCGAGCGCGCTGAAGATCATGCCGGAAGAACCCTCGGTGCTGTCCAATCTCGGTCTCTCCTACATGCTGACGCGGGAGCTGCCGCAGGCCGAGGAAACGCTACGGCGCGCCTATTCCAATCCCGGCGCCGACGGCAGGGTGCGGCAGAACCTGGCGCTCGTGGTCGGCCTGCAGGGCCGCTTCGCGGAAGCCGAGACCATCGCCAAGGGCGATCTGCCCGCCGACGAGGCGGCCACCAACGTGGCTTACCTGCGGGAAATGCTGAGCCGCAAAGACAAGGACAGTTCGCGTCCTTCCGGCAACAAGGCGGCCGTCCCGGTTGCAGCGCTCAGCCGGCCGGACTAG
- a CDS encoding leucyl aminopeptidase family protein translates to MPSPFETAPDAAAIPITFTTKTTWSAIARELPEQARQFATANDFTAKPGKCLALPAPDGQIARVVFGLEDETAKSRDLFRPGALPGLLPPGVYRFANAPHDFRLATLAFALGTYRFGRYRKADKPAVRLVPPEGVDIADIARMAEAAALARDLINTPSNDMGPAELAEAAQQLATRFGAEFNCIIGDELVKQNFPLIHAVGMASTRAPRLIDLTWGDPAHPKVTLVGKGVCFDTGGLDLKPSSGMLIMKKDMGGAANVLALAQMVMDAKLKVRLRVLIPAVENAVAGNAFRPLDIFKSRKGPTVEIGNTDAEGRLVLADALALADEEKPDLLVDLGTLTGAARVALGPDLPPFYTHDERLAESVAAHAKRENDPLWRMPLWPPYDSWLDSKVADINNAPSGGFAGSITCALFLQRFVTDAKSWLHVDIYGWTPSAKPARPEGGECQAARAIYKLLSERYG, encoded by the coding sequence ATGCCATCCCCGTTCGAGACCGCGCCCGACGCCGCTGCCATTCCGATTACCTTCACCACCAAGACGACCTGGAGCGCGATCGCCAGGGAACTCCCCGAACAGGCCCGGCAATTTGCGACGGCCAACGACTTCACCGCCAAGCCCGGCAAATGCCTGGCGTTGCCCGCGCCCGACGGTCAGATCGCACGGGTCGTTTTCGGGCTGGAGGACGAGACCGCCAAGTCGCGCGATCTGTTCCGGCCGGGCGCGCTGCCCGGCCTGCTACCGCCCGGCGTCTATCGCTTCGCCAATGCGCCGCATGATTTCCGGCTGGCTACGCTCGCTTTTGCGCTGGGCACCTATCGCTTCGGCCGCTACCGCAAGGCCGACAAGCCCGCGGTCCGGCTGGTGCCGCCCGAGGGCGTCGACATCGCCGACATTGCGCGGATGGCCGAGGCCGCCGCGCTGGCGCGGGACCTGATCAACACGCCGTCGAATGACATGGGACCGGCGGAACTGGCAGAAGCTGCGCAACAGTTGGCGACGCGCTTCGGCGCCGAGTTCAACTGCATCATCGGCGACGAACTGGTGAAGCAGAACTTTCCGCTGATCCACGCCGTCGGCATGGCCTCGACGCGCGCCCCGCGCCTGATCGACCTGACCTGGGGCGATCCCGCCCATCCCAAAGTGACGCTGGTCGGCAAGGGCGTCTGTTTCGACACTGGCGGCCTCGACCTGAAACCGTCCAGCGGCATGCTGATCATGAAAAAGGACATGGGCGGCGCCGCCAACGTGCTGGCGCTGGCGCAGATGGTGATGGATGCGAAGCTGAAGGTCCGCCTGCGCGTGCTGATCCCCGCGGTCGAGAACGCGGTGGCCGGCAACGCCTTCCGCCCGCTCGACATCTTCAAATCGCGCAAGGGACCAACGGTGGAGATCGGCAACACCGACGCCGAGGGACGACTGGTGCTGGCGGACGCACTGGCGCTCGCCGACGAAGAGAAACCGGATCTGCTGGTTGACCTCGGCACCCTGACGGGTGCGGCGCGTGTGGCGCTGGGGCCGGATTTACCGCCCTTTTACACCCATGATGAGAGGCTCGCCGAAAGCGTCGCAGCCCATGCGAAACGGGAGAACGATCCGTTGTGGCGAATGCCGCTGTGGCCGCCCTACGATTCCTGGCTGGATTCGAAGGTTGCCGACATCAACAACGCACCATCCGGCGGCTTTGCCGGCTCGATCACCTGTGCGCTGTTCCTGCAGCGCTTCGTGACGGATGCCAAGAGCTGGCTGCATGTCGATATCTACGGCTGGACGCCGTCCGCAAAACCCGCGCGTCCGGAAGGCGGCGAGTGCCAGGCCGCGCGCGCGATCTACAAACTGCTGAGCGAACGCTATGGATGA
- a CDS encoding type II secretion system F family protein, giving the protein MIEFLIAKMHDARFMTMLLAAIAASATAYTLIMPLFAGEGLAKRMKAVASERERLRQRERERLNKSEKVSLRQTPKQLVSKVVEDFNLTKWLAQEAARDKLIMAGYRGHAPYVTFLFARAVTPIVLFLGAVLYVFVITNLDKSLTVKLGICIGAAYLGLQAPMLFLKNAISKRQLSIKRAFPDALDLLLICIESGMSVEVAFRKVSTEITSQSIALSEEFSLTTAELSYLQDRKVAYENLAKRTGLEGVKSVCLALMQSERYGTPLGQSLRVMAQENRDMRMTEAEKKAAALPPKLTVPMILFFLPCLFIVILGPTYIKIQMMP; this is encoded by the coding sequence ATGATTGAGTTCCTGATCGCCAAGATGCACGACGCGCGGTTCATGACCATGCTGCTTGCCGCCATCGCGGCGAGTGCGACCGCCTATACGCTGATCATGCCGCTGTTTGCCGGCGAAGGTCTTGCCAAACGCATGAAGGCGGTCGCCAGCGAGCGCGAGCGGCTTCGCCAGCGCGAGCGCGAACGCCTCAACAAATCGGAGAAGGTGTCGCTGCGGCAGACCCCGAAGCAACTCGTTTCCAAGGTGGTGGAAGACTTCAACCTGACCAAATGGCTGGCGCAGGAAGCCGCACGCGACAAGCTGATCATGGCCGGCTATCGCGGCCACGCGCCCTACGTCACTTTCCTGTTTGCCCGCGCGGTGACGCCGATCGTGCTGTTTCTCGGCGCGGTCCTCTACGTGTTCGTGATCACCAACTTGGACAAGTCGCTGACGGTCAAGCTCGGCATCTGCATCGGCGCCGCCTATCTCGGACTGCAGGCGCCGATGCTGTTCCTGAAGAACGCCATCAGCAAGCGACAGCTCTCCATCAAGCGCGCCTTTCCCGACGCGCTCGATCTCCTGCTGATCTGCATCGAGTCCGGCATGTCGGTCGAAGTCGCCTTCCGCAAGGTTTCCACCGAGATCACGTCGCAATCGATCGCGCTGTCGGAGGAATTCTCGCTGACAACGGCGGAATTGTCATACCTGCAGGATCGCAAGGTGGCCTACGAGAACCTCGCCAAGCGCACCGGGCTGGAGGGCGTGAAATCGGTCTGCCTGGCGCTGATGCAGTCGGAACGCTACGGCACCCCGCTCGGCCAGAGCCTGCGCGTGATGGCGCAGGAAAACCGCGACATGCGGATGACCGAGGCCGAGAAGAAGGCGGCGGCGCTGCCGCCGAAGCTGACCGTGCCGATGATCCTGTTCTTCCTGCCGTGTCTGTTCATCGTCATTCTGGGGCCGACCTACATCAAGATCCAGATGATGCCGTAA